Proteins encoded in a region of the Cyclopterus lumpus isolate fCycLum1 chromosome 23, fCycLum1.pri, whole genome shotgun sequence genome:
- the LOC117726455 gene encoding tetraspanin-7-like has translation MSSALPYNSLSARPSPSRQALDWEHQQLAVRRLSSPQGLDLLSPPPLPRRPSAIPGYLLSPYQEQEEQLHEQQQRLSLSVCSEASLAPPAPPPAGTAPPCCRPVGVMHLLRLGLLAFSCLFWAAGLAILTLGVWAQISLADYMLLSANRYPNAPIILLSTGAAVTAWGFLGCLGVAANLPGVLRAYGFFQLAALIAALAAGLSGLFYREDIAGGFRSGLQRAVAGYTEDEGRADALDSLQRALECCGAEGWRDWLTSDWAIQHMAFPSNENGTSVALPDSCCARRKGCGNRPLLSDDVEGVAAAGIHPHGCFRKVFSLVNDNVFHIAATVLGLAFTQVGGIALACLLANKLAPRPHRRVVAH, from the coding sequence ATGAGCTCTGCACTGCCTTACAACTCGCTGTCAGCTCGGCCGAGTCCCAGCAGACAAGCTCTGGACTGGGAACACCAGCAGCTGGCCGTGCGGCGACTTTCCTCCCCGCAGGGTCTCGACCTGCTCTCGccgcctcctctccctcgcCGACCCTCCGCCATCCCCGGCTACCTGCTGTCACCCTaccaggagcaggaggagcagctccacgagcagcagcagcgactCTCCCTGTCCGTGTGCTCCGAGGCCTCCCTGGCGCCCCCAGCACCTCCACCTGCGGGCACGGCCCCGCCCTGCTGCCGCCCGGTGGGAGTCATGCACCTCCTGCGCCTGGGCCTCCTGGCCTTCAGCTGCCTCTTCTGGGCAGCCGGCTTGGCCATCCTCACCCTGGGCGTGTGGGCGCAGATTTCCCTGGCGGACTACATGCTGCTGTCGGCCAACCGCTACCCCAACGCCCCCATCATCCTTCTGTCCACCGGGGCGGCCGTCACCGCCTGGGGCTTCCTGGGTTGCCTCGGTGTGGCCGCGAACCTGCCCGGCGTGCTCAGGGCTTACGGTTTCTTTCAACTCGCCGCGCTCATAGCCGCTCTGGCAGCCGGGCTCTCGGGCCTCTTCTATCGCGAAGACATCGCCGGAGGGTTCCGCAGCGGCTTACAGCGAGCGGTGGCCGGCTACACCGAAGACGAAGGGCGCGCCGACGCGTTGGACAGCCTGCAGAGGGCCCTGGAGTGTTGCGGGGCCGAGGGTTGGCGCGACTGGCTCACGTCCGACTGGGCCATCCAGCACATGGCCTTCCCGTCCAACGAGAACGGCACCTCGGTGGCCCTGCCGGACAGCTGCTGCGCGAGGCGCAAGGGCTGCGGGAATCGACCTCTTCTGTCGGACGACGTCGAAGGCGTGGCGGCGGCGGGAATCCATCCACACGGCTGCTTCCGCAAAGTCTTCAGTTTGGTCAACGACAACGTCTTCCACATCGCCGCCACCGTGTTGGGATTGGCCTTCACCCAAGTGGGAGGCATCGCCCTGGCCTGTCTGCTGGCCAACAAGCTGGCACCGAGACCACATCGGCGCGTGGTGGCCCATTAA